The following is a genomic window from Anopheles aquasalis chromosome 3, idAnoAquaMG_Q_19, whole genome shotgun sequence.
gctgctgctgctgctgatggctcGTTGGTGGCCTGTTGGTAGCCGCAGAGCCCCGGGCGTAGATGGTGTTAATGCCCAGCCCGGTGCGTAACGGTACGATTGCTTCTGTGGCACGTCACGGattgtgcgcgcgtgcgtttGTGGCCAGTTGGTGCTAGGTTTTGAATGTCACCTCatggagcccccccccccccccccccccccggaaactAACACTGACCAGTGTGCGCCATCGCTTCGGGTTCAATGAACGATGTTTTGTGGCGATGgttaaacagcaaacaaatggaGATGAAAGCCCTCCGTGAAATCAGGACAATTCCTAGTACTTTTCCTCGTTAGCGGCAGGGCTATCTAGGTGTTAATTTGACTTTCATGGCGCTAGAATCGTAGGGATGATGATTGACAATGTAAACGAGCGGCATTTCAAACCGGTGCGGTGACTGAGAAGACATTCTGCTCTCACCAAATCACTTCTGGTtgtgatttgaatttgaatccGTTCCTGTCGAATTTGCTGCTTCGTTAGATGAAACACAAGACCCCATTCTGTGCCTATGGTCGCCCTGAAACAAAGTCATAATTCCTAGTAAATAGGAATTTGTGTCCGGAAAGACtgggtttttttccattcccccaaaaaggcttcTTCTATCGCTAGATCGCTAGATTCCGCTTCAGTGTCACTCGCTGCCGATGCATTCAACTCAGGCAACACCCACGTTTCTTCTTCGGATTGAAAGACACTGGTTTGGTGTCAGGAAACACGGCGGTCGGACGTCGAAGCAGATTGATGCCTTAATGTCTGCACAAGGTGATGCTTTGCATATGATGTGTTTGCATatcatcttcttctgttgATGCGTTTAGCGTACACCTGATGTTCTGAGATCTGCGATCAAGTGTGGATTTTACCACAAAATTTGTCATCTATACATGACATGATCGTAAAGGATTTAGCGACTCAATGCGTCTTCATAGCTTATCTGGCGTTGGTCCCACCTTTTGCCGCTTTATCACTATGACTCTCCTTGAACTGATCTTTTTCAATTCGAAGCAGATAGAATAGAATGACAAGAAGATATAGACATCTCTGTTCTTACCATGCATTACTAGCTTTCTTAAGGGTTAAAGAAAATTTGAGTTAAAAGCtcgctcatttttgacgattttttgtgaagaaactattcaaCTAATTCTTTTTAGCTGAATGTCATTCTAAATTACAACTTTTctagaatatttggttgtagttAGAGAAATATTCGTTAAAAACTTCAGTCATGgtatcaaatttagaaaggcGTTCAAATGATTAAactgggttcgtcgcttaacagGCAAGTCTTTAGATTCGGACAAAAACGGATTATTTTTGGCTCATTTGTTTTTAGACAATTATCTAGCTAAGCATGTTTCTGCAAATGTCATAATAAACTGTaagttttcaagaatattcgGTTGCAGTTTGGgcaagatttgttaaaaactacATTCATGGGATCAATTTTAGAAAGGCGAATTGTTCCATTTTTGTCATTTCTTACGAACCGTGCGCGCCAGTGTATCcgtttgcttctcttctttgctgcaccaccaacatccaGTTCCGTTAATCCACGCTAATATTTCCGTATTACTTCTGTGCAGCAGGTCTGTCTATCTCTAGAGAAGCCTCACACAGCGATCACAACCATGGCAATTGgaatgatcgatgatgatgcagactTAACAGAGAGACCGTGATCATTATAAGTTACCGAAGAAGGTGCGgtatttttcaataaaatgaCTGATCGTTTTGATGTGAATGAGTCTCTGGATACCTCCAGAACCTTGCAAATATTCAAAAAGCAGGATGCGATCCGGCGTTTATTTTGGTTCGCACAAAACCTCCACAATAAACCTTTTAACCTGTAGCGCACGAAGAAGCTTTTAGCAGCCGTAAAGCCACATCATATCCCGGATGAGGCTTAAAAGGATGCTGCAATCGGACAGAAACCGCCGCCAAGAACGACGCCATGGTGTCTGTTCGTTGGCATTGGCCATTGACGTCGACGTCAAACACGCGGAACGACAACGTTTACGATTCACTTCCTTTTACCGAAGCGAACGCACGCAAATCGAACGCGCGAGAGCTTAGTTTGCGTCGATTTTGTTGACGCATTTTTGAATGCTGTCTGTTAAAACAGCGACACAGAGTGTATGCTATACTAACACGCACAAGCGGTGCACCAGAGACCAGGGTCGTAGCAAGGTCAGACCAAAGCAGGAccaggaaaacaataaacagatCAATCAACGGATGTCTGGTGAATTtaccgcccccggggggaggtgaCTGATTAAACGAACGGCAAGATTCGTTCTacctctcgccctctctctctctccccatccTCTCCCGGTCTCTCAGGGCgataaataaatgttttttttggcgccTTTTCGGTCGCTTGTCCGTGAGATAAACATGCGATCGTTGGCAGGAACACGCTTGCTATGCCTTTCATCCGCAGATATACTGTTTCCAGTTGAATCGAGTTGATGCTTTTCTCGAACCACATACAGAGGCACACACAATTTCTGGTGCTTTTTGAACTCGAGTTAGCTCGTTCACTCTATCGTCGAATTGATCTGAGCACCATTTTTGGCAATTGGCTTTGAAACAGAGCAATTATCTAATCGCTCATCATCAGGCACCGTTGGCTGCCAGCAACTGATGCATCATTACCCTCGCCCAGTCTAATGATGCGCGCTCTATTTAActatttctccttctctctctctctctctctctctctctctctctctctctctctctctcactcacttccGTTGTAAACCGTTGCCCTTTTGGTCTGGAATCTGGTTCGGTCAGCGCGTGTGTGGGCGTAAAGGGCGCCCAAACGCACGACGATCACGGGACAAGAGAGGGACGGGGGAAAGGCAACAGGGCCCAGCGGCCACAAGAATCCGTTGTGCGGTGGGCGGGCGTCCGTGCATACGTGTGCTGGTtcggagaaaaaaagaaagtgacCGAAAACCGGGTGCGTTcttgggttcgtcgcttgctcgcccattgaagtcttttgactTGCGGCTCGGGAAActtgagcgaacgagcgagcgcggaGAGCGAACAATCGCAGCCAAATATGCGCGGGATGGGCATGCGTGTGCCTGTTTCAGGTTTCCAACATCAGTGAGGAGGTGGTGAAGGGGTGGTGTGACgggttgggtggtggttgctgacCTCCCGAAACGGGCCGACTTTCCGGGGGTTCGTTTCACCGCGCGGGGCGCCGTAGAACGGGCTTCATCACCACTGGCAACTCGCCAACGGCCACAACGATGGCATGTTGCCTAATGGCATGTTAAACATTGAGACGCGAGCAGTATAAACTCATCCTTCAAAACCCTCATCATCggctgcctgtctgtctgtttctctgcgggtttttggtgtttggttcTCTGCCATCGCTTCGTAAAGAACGGTAAAGCAACTAGCAGCTAGAGCTAGAGAATCTAACAAACATCATCACCCCTAACGCCTTCTGGAGCTCTCTGCCtagcaacagaacagaatctGGAAAATCGATAACCTCCAAAGGTTATCGTACGATCGCTCTAATCGCGCGTCGTtatgcgatttttttttcgtttccttatggttttatgcaaatttccaCATAGTTTGTCGTtgacttccttcttctttgccCAACTTCTTCACGCTTCAAGCGGTCGCGAATACATGGAAATGGGCGCGCCTGCCCTTCTTCCGGGGCCCACGACAGGTGTGGCGGCCTTGAATGTGCCGGTGGCGCTCCAGGAGCAAAAGAGTCGAGAGTAAACATCGCCATTAAGCCACGTGCTGGGAACCTCctccctaaaaaaaaaatatggtgGACCATAAAAAATATGGaattctcccaaaaaaaaaaaaaaggaaaaattagACCAACTCGAAggatcttcttctctctcgcccGATTTGCAGTGCTGGACGCTTCCGGTAGCCAGGAACCGGGCTTCATGTGGGGCCACAACCACTGGATCGGTTCGGAGAAGGGATGCGAAGCGACACGGGCACCCCTTTCGATCACACTCACCGACCGCTACCGGCGGACGATGAAACCGAACCTGGTATCATCGTTGGCACCGTTCGAGCTCGACTATCGGATCGTGTTCGCGAAGCACCAGTCGGCGTGGCAGGTCGAGATTAAGTTCCAGAGTGAGGTAAGTGAGGAGGACACTGCGGACTCCTTTTCGCTTGCTCCTTTTTCTGCTCTAACACGCGTCCGCGCCGCCATTAGAACATCCTGCACGTTGGGCTCTGCATACCGCGGTCCTGCAGCAACGACGAGCTGCACAACCTGACCGCGCGCTACTTCGACGAGAGCATCGTGCTGGCGCAGGACCTGTACGAGTTCAAACCGAACGTCCTGGAGGTCAAGCACACCACACTGGACCGGGGCTTCTGGATGAAACCGAGCGTCTTCATCTTAGGGTAAGTGAGGCGTTGATCCTTTTCCGGATCGTTGGTTCTAATCTGCGGTCATCTTCTTATCTCTTGTCAGAGCGGCGATCGTATTTACGTTGGCCATGGTTTACCTGGCGCACGTCCGGGAACAGCGCAGCGAACAGGTGAACGCTACCTTTCTCGATAATGTGATCGATAGCTTCAATCTACGGCGGAACCTCGCGACCATCTTCCGGACGGACAGTGCGCCACAGTCGCTGCCCGTCATCTGTGGCATGAAGTAAGTTTCCGGGAGTCCTCCATTTTGTCGAACGAATCtccgcttgcttgcttatcacttgctctccctctcgaaCCAGATCGATCTGCTGTTTCCTCATCATGTGCTTCCACATGCAATGGTACACATTCCACACGCTCCACAATCCGGCCGTAATGCTCCACTACGCTGAACAGTTCCGCTTCCAGTTGGTCAGCAATGCACCGCTGATGGTGGATGTGTTCTTCGCCATCAGTGGCTTTCTGCTGAGCTACAACTTTATCCGAAATCGGGCCAAGGTACAGGAGATCAAAACGAACACGTGGTGGGCGAATGCGAGGATGTACGGTCGGATGTTGCTCCACCGGTACCTTCGGTTAACGCCACTGTACCTCTTTGTGGTGGTACTGGGTGAGCTGACGCACAGTTACCTCGTGCAGACGTCCAAGTTTTGGGTGCACGAGCGGTTCGATCGTAGCTGTCAGCAGTACTGGTGGCGGAATCTGCTGTACATCCAGAACCTTTACCCCATGGGCGACATCTGTCTTAGCTGGACGTGGTCGTTGGCGTGCGAGATGCAGTACTATATGCTCTTTACCGGGCTGTTGTTCGTTTATGCCAAGTAAGGGGGTGTCCGGGGTGGTGCTCGAGCTCAAGGTCACCAAGTGTTTATCacgtatctctctctctctctctccatctccctGCACAGGAGCTCACAGTTCGGTAAGAAGCTGTACGGTTGGTTCGCGCTCGGGACACTCCTGTTGAACTTTGGGCTGAACTTTAACCACCGCTTCATGGCATCGTACGACGTGCTGTTCAATACGGCGGACGCCCTCTACATGACGCCCT
Proteins encoded in this region:
- the LOC126576854 gene encoding nose resistant to fluoxetine protein 6-like, which translates into the protein MMLPTSDGVVRWPRFISCCVIAIAFCCAATIGADQPPQLNHRPSAPPTPPSTTEGDEALAACSIAATTALRDKLNNGTCVRAPRPVPPPPPSPAAVNNVNTEQELEEEEAINATSRQRQRQRQRTPEPLVYGSKRVVQKAEVLRQTSVLYGLISIAERDAMSARCYRELQRVYHGIQQKEIWAMKVLDASGSQEPGFMWGHNHWIGSEKGCEATRAPLSITLTDRYRRTMKPNLVSSLAPFELDYRIVFAKHQSAWQVEIKFQSENILHVGLCIPRSCSNDELHNLTARYFDESIVLAQDLYEFKPNVLEVKHTTLDRGFWMKPSVFILGAAIVFTLAMVYLAHVREQRSEQVNATFLDNVIDSFNLRRNLATIFRTDSAPQSLPVICGMKSICCFLIMCFHMQWYTFHTLHNPAVMLHYAEQFRFQLVSNAPLMVDVFFAISGFLLSYNFIRNRAKVQEIKTNTWWANARMYGRMLLHRYLRLTPLYLFVVVLGELTHSYLVQTSKFWVHERFDRSCQQYWWRNLLYIQNLYPMGDICLSWTWSLACEMQYYMLFTGLLFVYAKSSQFGKKLYGWFALGTLLLNFGLNFNHRFMASYDVLFNTADALYMTPWSRIPPYVVGVYFGRLLASSRAKFTPTEKQYRMYWLLACFALVACMHSTLYRGMPFPVASLVMVAVRLLIPWAACWVIFATGCGYSNVVTRLLSSRMFVHLNKLTYAIYLLHVLIINGTFSSSDTSVHAEPIPAIIMTFGVALLSYVVAIFFSACFEIPYCRISSEILKLNRKPPTVVVPDNTASSDATTPSSSTPAAVVGADQAQPS